A DNA window from Brassica napus cultivar Da-Ae chromosome C1, Da-Ae, whole genome shotgun sequence contains the following coding sequences:
- the LOC125579919 gene encoding uncharacterized protein LOC125579919 — protein MEEVLSRAWAHVKWEEDVAIHAKAQQKQDPKMTRSDRTERDEKPSQRPARDSENQNRGRYQNRLIEKAEGMAMSTWPDISHLSVLRPELINVLRQMGQQVKWPQKMKASDSFWNHGFWWDFHRDHSHKMGNCLALKIKVNALLKEGHLREFLSKKAKSHLSKETMGKPTEVAPVSPPRQDRVIYVISGGTEISGISHAAAKKSTWTAKHGLKAAKPKLLLLGTDEISFTAKEQEKVLTPHHDALVTSLPIANCLVKRILVDNGSSGNIIFQAAYKDLGWRKAL, from the coding sequence ATGGAAGAAGTCCTATCTCGAGCCTGGGCGCATGTAAAATGGGAGGAAGATGTCGCCATCCACGCTAAGGCGCAACAAAAGCAAGATCCCAAGATGACCAGATCAGACCGAACCGAGCGAGATGAGAAACCCTCTCAACGACCAGCCAGGGACTCCGAAAATCAAAACCGGGGCAGATACCAGAACCGGCTGATCGAGAAGGCAGAAGGGATGGCAATGTCCACGTGGCCAGACATCTCTCACCTCTCCGTCTTAAGGCCGGAGCTGATCAATGTTCTGAGgcagatgggccaacaggtcAAGTGGCCTCAGAAGATGAAAGCATCCGACTCTTTCTGGAACCATGGTTTCTGGTGGGACTTCCACCGAGACCACAGTCACAAAATGGGGAACTGCCTCGCACTAAAGATCAAGGTCAACGCGTTGCTTAAGGAAGGACACCTCAGGGAGTTCCTTTCCAAGAAGGCTAAGAGCCATCTAAGCAAGGAGACAATGGGAAAGCCCACTGAAGTTGCTCCCGTCTCACCACCTCGACAGGACCGAGTGATTTATGTCATATCAGGCGGTACGGAGATCAGCGGCATAAGCCACGCAGCCGCGAAGAAAAGCACATGGACCGCCAAGCACGGCCTAAAGGCAGCCAAGCCAAAACTTCTGCTCCTAGGTACGGATGAAATAAGTTTCACGGCCAAGGAGCAGGAGAAAGTTCTCACCCCACATCACGACGCCCTGGTCACATCGCTCCCTATAGCGAACTGCTTGGTGAAAAGGATACTGGTAGATAATGGAAGCTCcggcaacatcatcttccaggcCGCATACAAGGATCTGGGCTGGAGGAAAGCGCTCTAA